In Cheilinus undulatus linkage group 14, ASM1832078v1, whole genome shotgun sequence, the genomic stretch gaggcgGGAAGAAAACTAGAATCACGCACATGGGAacgcaactacaaaataaaacagaacctTCACAATGCACAAGAACACTGGACCAGGAAGAGATACAAAATACAAGAAACTCTAGGAGGGGGGCAAAGGAAACCAATACCAACACATGTGAAGAAAAACTAACTcacaaaataccaaataaaactagaaacatgaaatacacaggaaaaaaacacaggaaaactgTAAAACTCAggaacataataaatcaaaacctggatcgTGACAGGACGCTTCTCATGGAGCACCTGACCTTCAGGAAAATCAAGATCTTCACCCTCCTGCCTCATTATcacctacactgtaaaaacaaactaattgAAAATAGTTGATAGTGCAGTTGAAAATTAGTTTTATCAACTGAATTTTACTTGTACATTTATGTTGGgttaactttttaaagtgaaatccaaaatttgtgtcccaacactctagatatgttggaatatggttgctgtaaacttgtgaaaacactgagatctacatgtgactgactTCTGGATTTAAGGGCTTCACACATTTAGGGCGCTGCAAATAAACGGCAcgaaaaatgcaaataattctGAGCAAAATTTTGTCATGCCTTTCTATGCACATCAGGAGTGacgctaaccttgcaaagcagatggatatgcctgtttccttgttcctcactggcgaatccatcttgcaaagctcccgtctgaaccgtttgggcctggttacaaagtgacaggaccaatcagcatcgagtggcagtactttcaggtacagcagagtcgtgacgcaagcaagcagcaacaagaggctggtgcaattatggcggaagacattagcgtggatgctcccaaagcgccagttttatcaggaattgaagacatttctttgttaaaagatgaacaaagaacagcagtgagttgttttcttttcaaaaatgataagAGTCATGCATTGACAtatctatagtcgccatggtttgcgttattccttggtagctgcgcacgcgcacctcagtcacagctacgtcacgtgttttgttgctctgattggcccgtaaagatgtgacagacagaacattcacccaatcacactctgagtgtttttcaaaggctctgccctttcccagacgctaagtattgaaggttttccagacgtgtcaggttagaaaacCCTGTCctctaataaagaaaaacaaaaaaaaaacatcctttcccccctccctcctctaaGTACCAAATTGCCCTCTCTCTGTGCATTTTTCTAAATCCTGAAGAGGGCGGAGTTAGCTTTGAGTTGGGGGTttaccaagcggcaacctccagtcctaaaacatgaagccaatgcggaagtgcaaaaaattgcaataccacaagtgtccacttgaggctggctacaGGAACACAGGAAGTCCAGTCTGGACAcgtgttaaacagccggtttttacactagaaataaactggtttacagcctggttcaaaataccaaatgtgtctcattagctagtgtcttattgtgctctcactgtacgggggtgatttttttttttttttttttaccccgatcatttggattatatttaggataaacctcgcTTCGtgctgattggtgcgtctcatctgattgacagatagctcgacaggcagaagttacatttctgtcaaccaggaTGCTTGCAAGctggctgacaggaagttgcgcttagtgGGCCGGCTGGTAGGTTGATCGAAATTTCGGTTGAGACCATGATTTCAGTATGGAAGCCTccgtggattggcttcaagagccgtttgagtccgcctattgtaagctgACAGCTGACATCACAtgggctttgtccaattctttctataGTCTGTGGGGTTCACTTAGACTTTAATCCCAACtctaaagaacattttaagGTATTTTTGAGAAGCTATGTGCTCTTCATTGCAGTTTACCCTTATTTCTACCATAGACTTTAATCTTCAACATATATGCCACTTCATGTGAGCCAAATGAAGTACCTACAAGTGAGAAGAACCTGAAGGTCCAACCCAATCCAGGAAATTTTCTTCCATTATGGTTCccccacaggctggacttgtcTGACTGAGTCactaacttcactcatggtgcagatgtgCCCAAAGGAAATCCAGGATAttgtcaccattttttaaaacaacccTCAACTGTTCAGTCTCACAGTTGTGTTTGTTTGCACAAAAAAGTTCAATAAAGATTGAAACAGTGTACATGCACTGTCATATTGTCCTGTATAAAATGTCAGAGGAATGTCATCCACTTCTGTGGATATCTTGACAAAATGTATTCTTCAATGATAACAAAGCTTCAGAAACATGATTCTTCATCCTGCATGGTCTGTtagataaaatgataaaacatacAAGCATGTTGGTAAAACTATTTAGTTCACGTGTACAGATGTAACCATTTTAGCATTAGTGTAATTCAACAGCTGATcaaggcaaataaaaatgttttactccTAATCTTGTGAGTAAACTTGATCAGTCCCTTGTCTGCAGTCTAACTGGACTAATGAGAGTCACAGTCTCAGAAGGGAGCAGTTCTTGGTGTTTGTTGCTGTCTTTAAGTAGAGGTCCTTCAACAGAGTTTCTGCCTAACCTGCAAGTGTTCAGAgagaatgaagaaaaaatggCTTACTGATGCCAGTAGGTCCATACTGATTagtaaaaaagacaaagaaggaAAGGGAAGAAGAACATGTGTAACGAGAGTATTAATGAGAATATCAGAGAGGTTTAAGTGCATGAAACCTAGATAGCTTACTATTCTAAGAAACATACCAACCTaataaacccccccccccccccccccaccaccaccaccacacacacatacacacacacaaaatgtgtaaaatatgggcagaagcagcaaaaattggtaaaaatggatagaaagtggcaaaaattggtcaaatgctgcaaaagtgggaaaaaatgcaaaaatggatagaaCTGCCAAAGAAAATGTGAGCAgtttactgttttattgtttcagtcactaaaaaaggaaacatggaaaacacatttttttaaactttctgcagttttttgccaatttctccTTGGCACTTTTAGTCCATTtctaaagggaaaaaaatgtaaacattaatttttatgAAACAAAACTAGGTATAAAATATAGAtccaaaaatgtatgaatgtgtatgaaaAGGGCTTTCTTCAGAAAAGAAATGACAGTGCatttaatttgttaaaaacaattttataaattaaatgcACAGTCGTTTCTTTTGggggaaaacacacaaaatagaACACATCATGAAACATAAAAACCCCTACTTTTATTATCAGAAGCTGTTTTCATGACCGACATAcagcataaaaaaatatgttaattcaTGATGTTCCATAAATACTAGAACTGAATTCCATTAATGGgagtaaataaattaaattttggtctcatatttaaaaaaaaaaaagacttacaaAAAAATTGTTGACGAGTATGACTTGCAGTTAAACTGGAGATATGATATACTGTTTAGACCAGTCATCAgaatgaaggagagagagacagagagagaggaaagttaaaataataattctaaaataaaataataattcttaacaataatgataaaacaaaaaaaaatattttgttatattACATTGAACGAATGGTAAAAAATATGCACAGAAACGACAGATCTTGACCATTCAAGTTCAATGATGTTAACCACAAGGCAAATTTAAGGCACACATTTCAAATCGTCAGTGATTAATGTGATCATTGTGAATCATGTGAAAAAATGTTTCCTACtacagccaaaaaataaatgaatagataactagaaaagcactcggagagcgcagacctccgccaagGCAgctcagccctatctcccaatagtaaagaatcctttaaaaaattcctggatccagacggtgatccggatcactcccaaaatctaatcaattcttccttatgccatttctgacatttcctgaaagtttcatTAACATCCGTCcaaaactttttgagttatgttgctgtcaaactaactaacaaacccagccgatcacataacctgaGTAAACTTTATTACCTCCTTTGTTGTAGTTCCTTAACCGAAGTAGCCTACAATTCCCAACAAGCATTTCGGCCATTACCATAGCAGCGGGAAGTTGTGTCTCTCATCATGGACATTCAGAGCCGAGTCCTTGCTGCGATAGTACCGGCTACAGGGAGGGAATATGTCGCGAATGAAAACGAGCCAGGACTCGAGGTGCGAGCAGGGAACCGTCAGAGCTCCGGTAACCGGGTCAGAGAGGTCCAGGTGACGGGAACAGCGGAGGTGAGCTGCCCGGCAGACCGAGTGTCAGTGCGGGTCAGTGTAGGAAGCAGCAAAGAGTCAGTCAGCGAGGTGACCAACAGTGTTTCAAGGAGACTTGAATACATCTTACAAGCTGTCAGGTAAACATTTAAACGGTCAACAGAGTTATTCAGTACAGCTTGTataaaaacagaagattttTAACGAAGTATTTAACTTGACGCTAACGCTAGCTAGATAGCTAATGCTTATTGTTAGCAAAAGTTACATGTGCGGTTGTAACTCTTTCTACAGTCCTAAGGTTTTAACACAGAATGACAACACTAACTGCAACGTTAATATAGTTAAATTGTTACACGAGCTATATGTAGTCATAAGGCTTTCAAGTACAAAATTATACAATGACAAGTAGCTAGTAGTGTTGTAATAAAAGTCTGACATTTAATGTTATAAACAACGTAACATATGAACACTAAGGGGCGAGTTGACTCATTGGAGCTGAACCTTTAGGTTCATATAACCAGAGGAGGAACTATTGAAAACcactaaatgcttttattggaCAACTGTCCTGTTACTGTGGATAAAATCCTCTCATTTTTAAGTTGGGTTAAGCAAAATTACAGAAAGACTGGTAAAGAAGTATTTTCAATGTCCATGGTCAAAGTACTTATCTGTAAAACTCCCTGTTTAAAAATCCTAAACTGACATTAACTCCTGCATTGACCTTTCATCATTTAATGTATAGATTTTTACTGTATCTTTACTCAAACAAgcactgcagtaaaaaaaactgcagtattTAATTCAGAAAGACTGCCTTTCCCACATCTGCTCCTGAGCCGGGTTTTGGTTAGACTGGGTTTAGAGAATTGCTGCTTTACTGAAGCAGCTGATGCTGGCGAAGTGGCATGTACAGGATTTCCAGGAGCTTGGGCATTGTAGGAAAAAGCACTGCCACATTTTATCACAGAAAGAGCACATCATCAGAAGAGTACCTTTGAAGGTACTTTATCCATTTCTGTTGACTAGAAAGGCAACCTAAAGGGGACTTTATCATACCTAGTCCACTTGAGTATGGTTTGTACACTAAAAGGGCACCTCAGAGGGCTCTTAATCCAGTTTTGTAAACAGTAAGGGCAATCGCCACCAGAGGGGGACCCTAGAGGCTACTATATCATCTTTTTTCCCACTATGTTCTGTTTGCTGGAAGTAAAGTAGAAAGGAACCCTAAAGAgtactttatcatgttttattccCTGCATCAATTCTTCAACCATTAGAAGAGCAACATAAAGAcatgtcaaattttgtcaactatGAGGATACCCTAGAGGGAACTTTATCATCTTTTTCCACTATATCGTGGTTTCTTTACTGGactcttgttttctttaaggactctttttttttccaactagAAAGGCATTCTTAATGGCACTTTGTCTTATTTTGCCCACTTGATCATGGTTTGTACACCATAAGGGCacactagagggcactttatcttGTTTTGACCACTTGAAGGGCACCATATAAGGGctctttttgtcatattttgtccatTAGAGGGGCATCCAAGGGGGcacttcatcatgttttatCTACCATAGGGCTAAAAAGAGGGCACTTCCATGTAATGTACTGTGATAGATTTCCCTAGTTACTTTCCATTAGTTGTAGAAGTATTTCTGAGTACAACAATACAAACTTGCAGGTTTTATCTCCCATTTTATTACCCTTTGAATAAATCCAAGTTGCTACAGTAAAAAGCAATGATTGGAGAATCAGCTTATTATACAATTCAAGTTGTATGGCAGGCAGATAGGCTGGCAGTACAATTAATGTTTATTATTCTCTTATGCTCACCACTTTATGTGTATAACTATTCTTTTCAATGCCAAGATTGATCTCATCCCAGTCTGTTTAATTAAACCTTGGCTAGAATGTAATTCTGAAATGATTTATTCCTCACAGACAACATGGTGTCAGTGACAAGGACACCTCAGTGAGGAGGTTTCTCCATCGAGAAGGAGAGCAGTATCACATGAATGCAGAGGTGCAGTATTTCACCAGTGTTGGACACCACTTTTATGTGTGTTAAATTGTTCATGAAATATGGATGTTGCACAATGTTTCCACAGGTCGTGGTCATATTCTCTGATTTCGAGAAGATGGAGCAGGTGTGTAGCATCCTGCTGGAGAAGATGGACAGGAGTGTTTGTGTGGGAACACCTCAGTTCTACCACAGTCCTGAATGCCTGAGTCAGATGAGGTATGGAacgattttgaaaaaatatgtaattgcaattatttttttctcatactgCAAGTGCagtatgaactgttgtattgaagagaatgaccatttttatgtaattctcatttttttataaGCAtataaaaataaggaaagtatTGTTTTTCAAACtcttctagaaaaaaaaactgacacttaaatgtttgcatgatttttaGAGCAAAACATCTCTCCTGCAATTACAAGTGTttaactgttattttgacacacatttcaccTTCTGGGGTTTATAAATTGCAGGAGGCCACATTGTGATGCAATccatattttgattaattgcccagccctagtatgtAGATATGCTAACAGTGCTGTGATATCTGCATATACACAAAGTAGCAATTACAGCAAGCCTGTCTTCCTGTGCTCTAGACGGCGGGCATGTGTGTCAGCGGTTGAAAATGCTCAACAGAAGGCTCGTGAAGTCAGTCAGCTCCTTGGGCAAACTCTAGGACCCCCCATACtaatcagagaggaggagacaaagGAGTGGAAGACCGAGGATGATGAGGAGTACGGAGGAAGAAACCAGAGCGCTGCATCCCTTCCTCAGCTTCCTTGTGCACCAACAGTTACTGCCTCCTCCCAGGTGTCTGCATCTTTCAGCCTCAGAGACAgaggcaggaagaaaaactgaagacatttttaattgacTCATAAAAGAGAGGAGCACATTTTCACAGTTTGAaggattttattgctttttgttACCAttttataaagtgcttttttaTCCTCAGCCTACAAAGCAGGAAATTTAGAGGAAAACTAAtaaattttgaatcaaattcTGTCCTTTTATCATTATCTGACTCATTCTTAATAAAGTCTATCAATTTAAAGTTGTCTTTGACAATCAGATCACAAAACCCTTAAAGTAAAAGATTGATCCCTTATTTAGTCTATCTTTGGAACAACATATTAAAACACTGTTAGTATTTTAATACTGCACATCTTTAAGAAGTAAAAGCTGAACACATGAAAGCTGAATAACCAGATTTCATGAAGCAGCAAATCCCAGAGTTTCTCCACTGTCTGAAAAGACACCTTCACATTAGCATCCACCTGAgaaggatttaaaaatcatccTTTATGTGCTCTTTCATCGACCTTTATGGTTAAAGATCAATAATCCTGCAGGAAACAGGTCACAGTCATGCTGTTAAAAGTCCTCGTGCTCTTCCTCATCTTCAGGGAAGATCTCTCTGAGCCAGGGCTGCATGACGAACCGCTCGCCATCAAAGTGTGTGAAGTAATTCTCCAGCATGGGAATGTCCGGCTAGAGAAAGTTAGTCCAAGAATTACTGAATATTTTCTTATATGTTTGTGATCATATTCTGTGATTTGCAGTACATACCCTCACTCCGGTGATGCGCTGCAGCTGCGTTTGTGGCAGATAACCAACAAACACGGAGGAGGATGTTGGCCCACTGAAGAGAACTTTATAATGAGGCGTGTGCTGTGCTTGGTAGCCctgcatgcaaacatgcacagTCACACACCACACATAACtggcttgtttttccatttctatGACTTCAATGTCCATGAGTTTGTGAAACAATTACTAACAAAGTTGAGAGATGATAATACGTAGGGTtgtcttaaaaaaaggaaatagagTTGCTTAGAGTTTTGGCTACTAACCTCAAAGTTGGAGTACATCTTTTTTAACCACTCTGCAGGGGCTCGAGGCTCAGGGTCCCAGCTCACTATCACCCCTAACCTGTTATGATTCCTTTCAATCACCACGTCTCCAACCCGCAGGAAAACAAACATAGGACGGTCACGCACTTCTTTTGAGGCTGCAGGGGTAAAGAAAATGCTGTGAGGTATTTTTAAATGTGCCACATTCACTCAGTCATCTTTTTCACTCTGCATGACCCTATGGTTATGTTCAAACGTGACTAATTTGCaggtttcttaaaaaaaaaaaattcagaaactACTAAATTGGCCTCAAATTTTCCTGAAGTTCCATGTGAAGGATGTTAAATTAGAGCTAAAGTTAACACTTAGCAAACAGTGTGTATGATTAACACTGATTTCATTAACGCTAAAAGATTGGTCTTCAGGCATGTGACAAGGAccaataaatcaaaatcaaaattcagTAGAGGACCAGTACAAGCCGGAAGTTGAAACAGGTACAAATCTGAAGTTGAAAGATCAGCTTTTAAAACCtcaattcccccaaaatttgaGTGCTGAGTAACGTGTCAATGAAAACATAACACAATAGAATATAAataacagatgttgaaactgaggcatttgaccatttcatgaaaaatatttgcgcattttgaatttgatggcagcaacacatctgaaaaagtagggacagggcagcAAAGGCTGTAAAAGCATGTGGTACTAAtgagaaacagctggaggagcattttgcaactaattaggttgattggcaacaggtcataaaaatgcataaaagtgCAAATTCTGTTattatcccaccatctacagtccatattattatcatcaaaagattcagggAATCTGGAAATCTCTAtaagcaagggacaaggccgaAGGTCACTATTGGATGGTAGTGATCATTGGGCCCTCAGGTGCACTGcactaaaaacaggcatgatcttgtactggaaatcactgcatgggctcagaaacacttccagaaattgtTGTCTGTAAACAAAGTTTTTCATGCCATCCAGAAAAAGTTAAAGCTGTCCCatgtaaagaagaagccatatgtgaacaggatccagaaacgccATCGTCTTccctgggccaaagctcattaatagtggactgaggcaaaatggaaaactgttctgtaaCCTGCAGAAAAAAGGATAGGCCCACCCAGTGTTTtgtcagtgcacagttcaaaaacCTGCATCTCTGAATGTATGGGGTtgtattagtgcctatggtgtgggcagctttcacatctggaaaggaactatcaatgctgaaaagtagagagaggttttagaacATATGCTCCCTTCAGACATCTCtctcagggaaggccttgactatttcagcaacacaatgctaaaccacataccacatctatcacaacagcatggcttcgcagtagaagagtccaagtactgaactggcctgcctgcagtccagacttttcaccaatagagaacctttagaaaacaaaaaatctgacaaagacCCAGGACTTATGAGCAGCTAAAATCTGACATCAGACAACAATgtgacaacattcctctcccaaaactccagttACTGGTcttctcacttcccagatgtttacagactgttgttagacgaagaggggatgctacacaatggtaaacgtggccctgtccctactgttttgagatgtgttgctgccatcaaattcataaTGAGCTGATCTTTGACAttgaatggtaaaatgtctcaaactCAACATCTAACattctgtttctgttctattgtgattaaaatataggtttatgccatttgaaaaccattgcattctttttatttacaatttacactgcatcccaagttttttggaaatggggttgtgAAAGTACTCATATGAGCTGGAATGTCAGTTTATCAGTCAGTGGCTACTAAGACCTAAACACGCATCAAGGTCATTAATCCTCAggtcttttaaagtttttttttttttttttttggcaaaaagtcaaaatatttgataaattcAAACCTCCAAAGTATCCCATTTCATTGTCCTGCATCATATTCTCTATGGCCAGTGACAtattttcttcttcctcctgctcCAAGCCGATAAAAGACCTGTGGGAAGCAAAAACAGTTAACTTTCAACGGCCCTTATGTACGTATAAGGATATTACTTTTTCTGATTTCCAACAACAGAACTATAATTTCTGCTTTTAGAATTTTTGATATAATCATCCAAAAAGTCCATTGACTTTTAAGTAATTTGCCTGAAATGTTGAGAGAATTTGCTGTAAAGCTTTTAGggatttccattaaaaataggggaatttgcttggaaatgtTCGAAAACTTTCATAGAATTATCAGGATATGCTTGTATATTCTGGATTTTCACTGAAAGTTTTGGGGGaaaattactttgaaaaaaatacatatatgtttaaatatatattttgctGAATTTTATTGCAGATTTTAGCAGGAGTTTGCTCTGAAAATTTTGATAACGATAtacaaataataaatgtatataatttatttattttgctgaaTTTTATTGCAGATTTTAGCAGGAGTTTGCTCTAAAAATTTGGGAGACTGCAGAAATTATGGAGAATTTTTATTGGAATATTTAGactatgataaagtttcacagGAATATTGGGAATATCTGAAGAAATTTTGggatgtttgtttattttcaagagtttcattgaaagtttttcaaagtttttccaCAGGAATTTGGGaatttttttcaggaattttttaaatgtatttgtgaTTTGGGGTAATGGGATTATGAATTTAAGTCTTTTCATGCCACATATTTGTAAATtatggggaatttgatttgatattttaGTGGGAAATatgattggatttttttgtaaaatttcagaaatttaTGTAGAATTTTGGAGGGAAACATTT encodes the following:
- the irak1bp1 gene encoding interleukin-1 receptor-associated kinase 1-binding protein 1 homolog → MDIQSRVLAAIVPATGREYVANENEPGLEVRAGNRQSSGNRVREVQVTGTAEVSCPADRVSVRVSVGSSKESVSEVTNSVSRRLEYILQAVRQHGVSDKDTSVRRFLHREGEQYHMNAEVVVIFSDFEKMEQVCSILLEKMDRSVCVGTPQFYHSPECLSQMRRRACVSAVENAQQKAREVSQLLGQTLGPPILIREEETKEWKTEDDEEYGGRNQSAASLPQLPCAPTVTASSQVSASFSLRDRGRKKN
- the si:dkey-261l7.2 gene encoding si:dkey-261l7.2, coding for MPQLTSAAVLQLVLLLSALPAQYLISRWSGSTSAQRFHATSRLLRIWKEWRASFLNIATVWTDWANQQITKVKSFIGLEQEEEENMSLAIENMMQDNEMGYFGASKEVRDRPMFVFLRVGDVVIERNHNRLGVIVSWDPEPRAPAEWLKKMYSNFEGYQAQHTPHYKVLFSGPTSSSVFVGYLPQTQLQRITGVRPDIPMLENYFTHFDGERFVMQPWLREIFPEDEEEHEDF